In a single window of the Mus musculus strain C57BL/6J chromosome 6, GRCm38.p6 C57BL/6J genome:
- the Vmn1r31 gene encoding vomeronasal 1 receptor 31, translated as MFAFKNVLYFQAGLGALANMFLLCFYIFIFIGHRPKPTDLISCQLTFIHMMMFLTGGDLLLTDIFATLSIENDVKCKATFYISRVTRGLSICTTCLLSVFQAVTISPNTSMLANFKPKLKKYMTYVFLCIWSFNLSYSSNRFFYVHGFTNVSENNQMQVTESCSLFPMNYIIRGLMLTVSICRDVFLVGIMMTTSTYMVIILCRHQRQCKHLHSISHLRASPEKRATQAILLLVIFFVIMYWVDFIISSTSVLLWMYDPVILRVQKFVMYAFPTITPLVQISSDNRIIIMLKNMHSKHHQSFF; from the coding sequence ATGTTTGCATTCAAGAATGTCCTTTATTTCCAAGCTGGACTTGGAGCCTTAGCCAAtatgtttcttctttgtttctataTTTTCATATTCATAGGTCACAGACCTAAACCTACAGACTTGATCTCCTGTCAACTCACCTTTATTCACATGATGATGTTTCTCACTGGAGGGGACCTGTTGCTTACAGACATATTTGCAACACTGAGCATTGAAAATGATGTCAAATGTAAGGCAACATTTTACATAAGCAGAGTGACAAGAGGCCTCTCTATCTGTACTACTTGCCTCCTAAGTGTGTTCCAGGCTGTCACTATCAGTCCCAATACCTCAATGTTGGCAAATtttaaaccaaaactaaaaaaatacatGACCTATGTTTTCTTGTGTATTTGGTCTTTCAATTTGTCCTACAGTAGTAACCggttcttctatgttcatggttTTACTAATGTGAGTGAGAATAACCAGATGCAGGTCACTGAATCCTGCTCACTCTTCCCCATGAACTATATCATCAGGGGATTGATGTTAACAGTGTCAATCTgcagagatgtgtttcttgtaggaATCATGATGACCACAAGTACATACATGGTGATTATCTTGTGCAGACATCAGAGGCAATGCAAGCACCTTCATAGCATCAGCCACCTGAGAGCATCTCCTGAGAAAAGAGCCACTCAGGCTATCTTGCTGCTGGTGATTTTCTTTGTGATCATGTACTGGGTGGACTTCATCATATCATCTACATCAGTCCTATTGTGGATGTATGACCCAGTCATCCTGAGGGTTCAGAAGTTTGTAATGTATGCCTTTCCTACAATTACTCCTTTGGTACAAATCAGTTCTGATAACAGAATAATAATTATGCTGAAAAACATGCACTCAAAGCACCACCAGAGttttttttga